The following proteins are encoded in a genomic region of Dyadobacter sp. UC 10:
- a CDS encoding helix-turn-helix domain-containing protein, translated as MTHTTSNPKIHEGRNLKRFREMLGIKQDFLAFELGEEWNQQKISLLEQREKIDSDILEQVSAILKIPAEAIRNFDEEKAMTFISNTFNESTIGNSFIYGTINSQPVEKIMQLHEEKIALYERMLKEKDEMMARLERMMKDK; from the coding sequence ATGACACATACTACCTCCAATCCAAAGATCCACGAAGGCCGCAACCTCAAAAGATTTCGAGAAATGCTCGGTATCAAACAAGATTTCCTTGCGTTCGAGTTAGGCGAAGAATGGAACCAGCAAAAAATTTCATTGTTGGAACAGAGAGAGAAGATCGATTCAGACATTTTGGAGCAGGTTTCGGCTATTTTGAAAATTCCGGCTGAGGCGATTCGGAATTTTGATGAGGAGAAGGCTATGACTTTCATTTCAAATACATTTAATGAAAGTACGATCGGCAATTCTTTCATTTACGGCACCATTAATTCGCAACCAGTTGAGAAAATTATGCAGCTTCATGAAGAAAAAATTGCATTGTATGAGCGGATGTTGAAGGAGAAGGATGAAATGATGGCGCGGTTGGAGCGAATGATGAAAGACAAATAA
- a CDS encoding alkaline phosphatase encodes MKRFFRLLFLTLFTTSILNTLHAPGKIEHVILIGSDGFGAYAFEKAKVPNLCKLMEEGSWTLKARTVMPSSSAPNGASMVMGAGLELHGYTKWGSQSPDLPAKVLDEYGMFPTVYALLRKEKPNSEIGVIYEWDGIGYLFPKKAVYKDQNCDGDIALTKAATSYVKEKRPNFLYVHLHDVDSVGHNAGHDTPEYYAAIERTDTHIGTINQSIKDAGIMDKTVIIFTADQGGINKSHGAITMQEMQIPWIISGPGIRKDNEVKESIMTFDTASTIAALFNLKQPQVWIGRPVTAVFK; translated from the coding sequence ATGAAGCGATTTTTCAGACTACTATTCCTGACCCTTTTCACTACAAGCATTTTGAACACACTCCATGCGCCGGGCAAAATTGAGCACGTGATCCTGATCGGTTCCGATGGATTTGGAGCGTATGCATTCGAAAAAGCCAAAGTTCCTAACCTTTGCAAGCTTATGGAGGAAGGTTCGTGGACGTTAAAAGCGCGAACTGTGATGCCTTCGTCGAGCGCCCCCAACGGGGCTTCCATGGTGATGGGAGCAGGCCTGGAGTTGCATGGATATACCAAATGGGGCAGCCAGTCGCCTGATCTGCCTGCCAAGGTGCTGGATGAATACGGCATGTTCCCGACGGTTTATGCCTTGTTAAGAAAAGAAAAGCCTAACAGCGAAATCGGGGTGATCTATGAATGGGATGGGATCGGTTATTTATTCCCCAAAAAAGCAGTCTACAAAGACCAGAACTGCGACGGCGACATTGCTTTGACAAAGGCGGCGACTTCCTACGTTAAAGAAAAGAGGCCTAATTTCCTTTACGTCCATTTGCATGATGTCGATAGTGTAGGGCATAATGCAGGGCACGACACTCCCGAATATTATGCGGCAATCGAACGGACGGATACGCACATTGGTACTATTAATCAGAGCATTAAAGATGCGGGCATTATGGACAAAACGGTAATCATATTTACCGCGGATCAAGGCGGTATCAACAAAAGCCACGGCGCTATTACCATGCAGGAAATGCAGATTCCATGGATCATTTCTGGTCCGGGCATTCGGAAAGATAATGAAGTAAAGGAAAGTATCATGACTTTTGATACTGCCTCTACCATTGCCGCATTATTTAACTTAAAACAGCCGCAGGTTTGGATCGGCAGGCCGGTTACGGCGGTTTTTAAATAA
- a CDS encoding phage integrase SAM-like domain and Arm DNA-binding domain-containing protein, with the protein MADLSAHHGERFEISTKRECEPEKWNSVTGRKNGTREDARLLNSYLDAMQLKIYDIQKQMIELNAEKLRNRINGVSDKSKDILEIFQDHNDKLAKMVGSDYALGTLGRYRTSYDHTKAFIQWKYKTSGFDIHKLDYEFISEYEFWLKTERHLGHNTAMKYLTNFKKIVFICVKKGWLIRDPFVTFKMTLKEVNREALTSAELLNISNKDLPSH; encoded by the coding sequence ATTGCCGATTTATCTGCGCATCACGGTGAACGATTTGAAATTTCAACCAAGCGCGAGTGCGAGCCGGAAAAATGGAATTCAGTGACTGGCCGCAAAAACGGAACCCGTGAAGATGCCCGACTCCTGAACAGCTACTTGGATGCGATGCAGCTCAAGATATATGACATTCAAAAGCAAATGATTGAATTGAATGCTGAGAAACTCAGAAACAGAATTAATGGAGTGTCCGACAAATCGAAAGACATTCTGGAAATTTTCCAAGATCATAATGACAAGTTAGCCAAAATGGTGGGGAGCGATTACGCTCTGGGAACGCTGGGTCGCTACAGAACTTCATACGATCACACAAAGGCGTTCATCCAATGGAAATATAAAACCTCAGGATTCGACATCCACAAGCTGGACTACGAATTTATATCGGAATACGAGTTTTGGCTAAAAACGGAGAGACATCTAGGTCATAACACTGCAATGAAATATCTGACGAACTTTAAAAAAATCGTGTTCATATGTGTCAAGAAAGGGTGGCTGATTCGCGACCCATTTGTCACATTTAAAATGACGCTTAAGGAAGTTAATAGAGAAGCTCTTACTTCCGCTGAACTGCTAAACATTTCGAATAAGGATCTACCCAGTCATTAA
- a CDS encoding ISAon1 family transposase: protein MDTRANDIWSIGRFYGVDGRALLRQYRDFQSGFKDWKQRGHAKKWLLYPENLGSHLSIDETSLSHGELYTILTNKSAKGGRGSIVAIVAGTKAEAVIEVLRKIPEPLRKKVSEITLDMAGSMSLIAKRCFPRAVRVTDRFHVQRLAVDALQDIRIKHRWEVLDQESDAIEQAKMSQNEYHPEILSNGDTIKQLLARSRYALYKKPNTWTDSQKERALLLFERFPDLKKAYELTIGLSNIFTTTTEKIYGLTRLAKWHEKVRQSGFKSFNTVARSIENHYKTIVNYFDNRSTNASAESFNAKIKAFRAQFRGVRNVEFFLYRLTQLYA from the coding sequence GTGGATACGAGGGCTAATGATATTTGGAGCATTGGTCGTTTCTATGGCGTTGATGGTAGGGCTTTGCTACGGCAGTATCGTGATTTTCAGAGTGGATTTAAAGATTGGAAGCAAAGAGGTCATGCAAAAAAATGGCTCTTGTATCCCGAAAACCTAGGATCTCATCTATCGATCGACGAAACCAGTCTTTCGCACGGCGAATTGTATACAATCCTTACCAATAAATCTGCCAAAGGTGGCCGTGGCAGCATTGTAGCAATAGTGGCTGGAACTAAGGCAGAAGCAGTGATTGAAGTACTTCGCAAAATCCCGGAACCACTGCGGAAGAAAGTGTCAGAAATCACCCTGGACATGGCGGGCAGTATGTCCTTGATTGCCAAGCGATGCTTTCCACGGGCGGTGCGAGTGACTGACCGTTTCCATGTTCAAAGACTCGCAGTTGATGCCCTCCAAGATATCCGGATCAAACATCGCTGGGAAGTCCTGGATCAGGAAAGCGATGCTATTGAGCAGGCTAAAATGTCTCAGAATGAATATCATCCAGAGATATTATCTAATGGCGACACCATTAAACAGCTACTGGCTCGAAGCAGGTACGCGCTATACAAAAAGCCCAATACCTGGACAGACAGCCAAAAAGAACGCGCCCTGCTTCTTTTTGAACGCTTCCCCGATTTGAAAAAAGCGTACGAGCTAACGATAGGGCTCAGTAACATCTTCACGACTACAACGGAAAAAATATATGGGTTGACCAGATTAGCCAAATGGCATGAAAAGGTCCGGCAATCTGGCTTCAAGTCATTCAATACCGTAGCCCGCTCGATTGAAAACCACTATAAGACAATCGTTAATTACTTTGATAACCGCAGCACTAACGCATCTGCCGAATCCTTCAACGCGAAAATCAAAGCGTTCAGAGCACAGTTCAGAGGGGTAAGAAACGTTGAGTTCTTCCTGTATCGCCTTACTCAATTATATGCTTAA
- a CDS encoding ISAon1 family transposase N-terminal region protein produces MESFLPLIELILPDFIIENYLLTHVEKSEERYHVYLEEKNYPEADPIKADLLSKGYFPTITLQDFPIRGHKVFLHIKRRRWLNTKTGKVVHRDWTEVAEGTRMTIEFADFLKEIGGYEG; encoded by the coding sequence TTGGAGAGTTTCCTGCCGCTTATCGAGTTAATCTTACCGGATTTTATAATTGAGAATTACTTACTGACCCATGTAGAGAAGTCAGAGGAACGTTATCACGTCTATTTGGAAGAGAAAAATTATCCAGAAGCTGATCCAATAAAGGCAGACTTGCTCTCCAAAGGTTATTTCCCCACCATTACCCTGCAGGATTTCCCAATTCGGGGCCACAAGGTATTCCTTCATATTAAACGTCGTAGGTGGCTCAATACCAAGACTGGCAAAGTTGTCCATAGAGACTGGACAGAAGTAGCAGAAGGCACGCGAATGACTATTGAATTCGCGGATTTTTTAAAAGAAATTGGTGGATACGAGGGCTAA
- a CDS encoding asparaginase: MPYSKIHINPISPEPTSGSVLVIYTGGTLGMVYETKGRQLVPFNFDQIIERVPEISRLDFAITFLSLPEPIDSSNMNPAIWIELAEIIGSNYDQFDSFVILHGTDTMAYTASALSYLLENLNKPVILTGAQLPIGVARSDARENVITALELAAARNEQGNPIISEVCIYFNSNLLRGNRSKKKESSDFNAFHSENYPALATAGVRIEYNLPYIKPFLPGVELVVHKSLNTQVAFLKMFPGISPEVVQAVMNIPDLRGVVLETFGAGNATTDIWFLSTISRAIKNQIVIFNVSQCDGGRVAQGHYQTSKYLQQAGVVSGSDITPEAAITKMMYVFAIESDYQNCVEMLGKPLRGEMSI, from the coding sequence ATGCCCTATTCCAAAATTCATATCAACCCTATTTCGCCAGAACCTACTTCCGGTTCCGTGCTGGTGATCTATACCGGTGGTACGCTGGGAATGGTTTACGAAACAAAAGGCAGGCAGCTGGTTCCCTTCAATTTCGACCAGATTATTGAGCGAGTCCCTGAAATAAGCCGGCTCGACTTCGCAATCACCTTCCTTTCACTGCCCGAACCGATCGATTCTTCGAATATGAATCCGGCAATCTGGATCGAGCTGGCAGAAATCATTGGCTCGAACTATGACCAATTCGACAGTTTCGTCATCCTGCATGGTACCGATACCATGGCATATACGGCCTCCGCACTGAGCTATCTGCTGGAAAATCTAAACAAACCCGTCATACTCACCGGCGCGCAGCTGCCCATCGGCGTGGCGCGGTCGGATGCGAGGGAAAATGTGATTACAGCACTGGAACTGGCAGCAGCCAGAAATGAGCAAGGTAACCCGATTATCAGCGAAGTTTGCATTTATTTCAATTCGAACCTATTGCGGGGCAACCGCTCCAAAAAGAAGGAGAGCTCTGATTTCAATGCCTTTCATTCTGAAAATTATCCGGCACTGGCCACTGCCGGGGTTCGCATTGAATATAACCTGCCCTACATAAAGCCATTTTTACCAGGCGTCGAGCTGGTTGTACATAAGTCGCTTAACACGCAAGTCGCATTTCTGAAAATGTTTCCCGGCATCAGTCCCGAGGTTGTGCAGGCTGTAATGAATATCCCCGATCTGCGCGGCGTAGTACTGGAAACTTTCGGCGCAGGAAATGCCACGACCGACATCTGGTTTCTGAGCACGATCAGTAGGGCAATTAAAAACCAGATCGTGATATTCAATGTATCGCAATGCGACGGCGGCCGCGTGGCGCAGGGACACTATCAGACGAGCAAATATTTGCAGCAAGCCGGGGTAGTAAGCGGCTCCGACATCACCCCCGAAGCCGCGATAACGAAAATGATGTACGTTTTCGCGATTGAAAGCGACTATCAAAATTGCGTCGAAATGCTTGGCAAACCATTGCGTGGAGAAATGAGTATTTGA
- a CDS encoding TatD family hydrolase has translation MIETHAHIYSDDFAQDREEMLARAWEAGVKQIWMPNCDSGTIDAMMQLANAYPGKCLPMIGLHPTYVKEDFEKELLIMEEWLGKYPFIAVGEIGMDLFWDVTFKAQQEEAFLYQCKLARQHHLWIDIHSRNAFWETVDLIEKFGDPELNGIFHCFTGTLDEANKAIDLGFKLGIGGVATFKNGGLDKVIPFVDLENLVLETDAPYLAPVPYRGKRNEVAYIDLVAQRVADLKQLSKQEVIEVTSQNAQNLLRKK, from the coding sequence ATGATCGAAACCCACGCACATATATACAGTGACGATTTTGCTCAGGATCGTGAGGAAATGCTGGCGCGCGCCTGGGAGGCGGGTGTGAAGCAGATCTGGATGCCTAATTGTGATTCCGGCACGATTGACGCGATGATGCAACTCGCAAACGCATATCCCGGGAAATGCCTGCCGATGATCGGCCTTCATCCTACTTATGTGAAGGAGGATTTCGAGAAAGAGCTTCTGATCATGGAGGAATGGCTCGGTAAATATCCTTTTATCGCTGTCGGCGAAATCGGTATGGATTTGTTTTGGGATGTGACATTCAAAGCGCAGCAGGAGGAAGCATTTTTGTATCAGTGCAAACTCGCCCGCCAACATCATTTGTGGATCGATATTCACAGCAGGAATGCATTTTGGGAAACCGTCGACCTCATAGAAAAATTTGGAGATCCAGAATTAAATGGCATATTTCATTGCTTTACTGGAACACTGGACGAAGCAAACAAAGCAATAGATCTAGGCTTCAAGCTGGGAATCGGCGGGGTGGCAACGTTTAAAAACGGCGGTCTCGACAAAGTGATCCCTTTTGTCGATCTTGAAAATTTGGTATTGGAAACCGACGCGCCTTACCTAGCCCCTGTCCCCTATCGCGGTAAAAGGAACGAAGTGGCCTATATTGATCTGGTTGCACAGCGCGTCGCAGATTTGAAACAGCTGTCAAAACAGGAAGTGATTGAGGTTACCAGTCAAAATGCACAAAATCTTCTCCGAAAAAAATAA
- a CDS encoding glycosyltransferase, which translates to MSKPDNTIRISILVAARNEEQNIERCLRSLDLLDFPREQLEIIIGDDNSEDNTARITQQFCAEKPGFRYMKITSRISGLKGKANVLAQLAHVARGQYFFYCDADIEVQPGWASQMLSHFKPETGIVVGVTRMKKHTHLLADLLSMEWLFALTATRFFSHLKIPITGMGNNMAVSREAYFAIGGYEKIGFSIVEDYALFMAIVRAGFDFKMAYKPEVVSISEPVNTFPELLRQRKRWMHGVMESFWVTRLSLFVSSLIVPILFLLSIWFPVDPISGIFQYYLLVTAISLTAILLLKQPDLWKAALLFWFYMVSIGLIMLVNYYLPGKTVWKGREY; encoded by the coding sequence ATGTCTAAACCCGACAATACAATTCGAATCAGCATACTGGTAGCTGCACGCAATGAAGAGCAAAATATTGAAAGGTGTCTCCGCTCCCTCGACTTACTCGATTTCCCCAGAGAGCAGCTTGAAATCATCATCGGAGACGACAATTCAGAGGATAACACCGCCCGGATAACACAGCAATTTTGCGCAGAAAAGCCCGGATTCCGTTATATGAAAATCACCAGCCGGATTTCAGGGTTAAAGGGAAAAGCCAATGTTCTCGCCCAACTCGCACACGTTGCGCGCGGACAGTACTTTTTCTATTGTGATGCTGATATTGAGGTACAACCCGGCTGGGCATCGCAAATGCTTTCGCACTTTAAACCAGAAACAGGAATAGTGGTAGGTGTAACGAGAATGAAGAAACACACACACCTGCTCGCTGATCTGCTTTCCATGGAGTGGCTGTTTGCGTTGACTGCAACCCGTTTTTTCTCTCATCTTAAAATTCCGATTACAGGAATGGGCAATAATATGGCGGTTTCTCGCGAAGCATATTTCGCGATTGGCGGCTATGAAAAGATTGGCTTTTCCATTGTGGAAGATTATGCGCTTTTTATGGCGATCGTGCGGGCAGGCTTTGATTTTAAAATGGCTTATAAACCGGAGGTCGTCAGTATTTCGGAACCTGTAAATACGTTTCCGGAGTTGTTAAGACAGCGAAAAAGATGGATGCACGGTGTGATGGAATCTTTCTGGGTAACGCGCCTCAGCCTTTTTGTATCTTCCCTGATCGTGCCTATACTGTTCCTGCTCTCTATCTGGTTTCCTGTTGACCCGATCAGCGGTATATTTCAGTATTACCTACTGGTAACCGCTATATCCCTGACAGCCATCCTATTACTTAAACAACCCGACCTGTGGAAAGCTGCGCTGCTATTTTGGTTTTATATGGTAAGTATAGGCTTGATTATGCTGGTTAATTATTATTTACCCGGCAAGACGGTGTGGAAAGGGAGGGAGTATTGA
- a CDS encoding polysaccharide deacetylase family protein, with protein MFLHHSPFWLRAFFPGFTWRIQTNEKKLFVTFDDGPIPDITEFVLDTLREFNAKATFFCIGDNVRKHPDIFKKVTSGGHSIGNHTFNHMNGWKTEDTSYLDNIEKCDEQLNLKTSLFRPPYGRIKKTQSRIVLNKRQIIMWDVLSADFSSKISPEKCLKKSIQYSRNGSIVLFHDSIKASRNMQYTLPKYLEHFTQKGYAFEALPMQ; from the coding sequence ATGTTTTTACACCACTCCCCATTTTGGCTGAGAGCCTTTTTCCCCGGCTTTACCTGGCGCATCCAGACCAATGAGAAAAAGCTGTTTGTCACTTTCGACGACGGTCCGATTCCCGATATCACCGAATTTGTGCTCGATACGTTAAGGGAATTCAATGCGAAAGCCACGTTTTTCTGCATTGGAGACAATGTGCGTAAACATCCGGATATTTTTAAAAAGGTAACATCTGGGGGCCATTCGATTGGAAATCATACATTTAATCACATGAACGGCTGGAAAACGGAGGACACCAGTTACCTGGATAATATCGAAAAGTGCGATGAGCAGCTGAACCTGAAGACTTCATTGTTTCGCCCGCCGTACGGGAGGATCAAGAAAACGCAGTCCCGGATAGTTCTTAACAAAAGGCAGATCATTATGTGGGATGTATTGAGTGCAGATTTTTCCTCGAAAATTTCTCCCGAAAAATGTTTGAAAAAGAGCATTCAATATTCCAGAAATGGCTCGATTGTTTTGTTCCACGACAGCATTAAAGCTTCCAGAAATATGCAGTACACACTTCCGAAATATCTGGAACACTTCACGCAAAAAGGCTATGCTTTTGAGGCCTTACCGATGCAATAA
- a CDS encoding glutamate synthase subunit beta produces the protein MGKPTGFLEFERELPKKRSVDERLKDYSEIETAPTDSHSKQQAARCMDCGIPFCHNGCPLGNIIPEFNDAVYDENWALAYEILASTNNFPEFTGRICPAPCEASCVLGINKPPVAIEYIEKAIIEKAFELGLVKPKAPKTRTGKKVAVVGSGPAGLAAAYQLNQAGHTVVLLERADKIGGLVRYGIPDFKLAKSVIDRRLAVMEEEGVEFRTNVNVGVDITADELTNEFDAVVLTMGSTVPRDVKIQGRHLKGVHFAMEFLSQQNKRVAGINPEFDHRGAPYINGQIIAKDKNVVVIGGGDTGSDCVGTSGRHGAKSVTQIELMPIPPKDRDSSTPWPNWPMMLRTSTSHEEGCDRHWSINTKEFVGDENGNLKELKIVDLDWQKDPETGRMQMAEVPGSERNIPCELAFLAAGFLHPQQEGLLTDLELEFDERGNIKTNGYQSTTNEKVFAAGDCRRGQSLVVWAISEGREAARSVDEFLMGQSFLEAKAVSMFNPIFAHA, from the coding sequence ATGGGAAAACCAACCGGATTTTTAGAGTTTGAACGGGAATTGCCGAAAAAGAGAAGTGTGGATGAGCGCTTGAAAGATTACAGCGAGATCGAAACGGCACCTACTGACTCTCATTCCAAACAACAGGCAGCCCGCTGCATGGACTGCGGAATTCCTTTTTGTCACAATGGTTGCCCTCTTGGAAATATAATCCCGGAATTCAACGACGCGGTTTACGACGAGAACTGGGCTTTGGCTTACGAAATTCTTGCTTCAACCAATAATTTCCCGGAATTCACCGGCAGGATATGCCCCGCGCCTTGCGAAGCTTCGTGCGTGCTCGGCATCAATAAGCCGCCGGTTGCGATCGAGTATATTGAGAAAGCGATTATCGAAAAAGCGTTCGAACTGGGACTGGTTAAACCAAAAGCACCTAAAACCCGTACAGGTAAAAAAGTGGCGGTAGTAGGTTCAGGACCGGCAGGATTGGCTGCTGCATATCAGCTTAACCAGGCTGGACATACGGTTGTATTGCTGGAAAGAGCCGACAAAATCGGTGGCCTGGTACGCTACGGTATACCTGATTTCAAACTGGCCAAATCGGTGATCGATCGCAGGTTAGCTGTGATGGAAGAAGAGGGCGTGGAGTTCAGGACCAATGTAAATGTGGGCGTAGATATTACTGCCGACGAGCTGACCAATGAATTTGATGCGGTCGTTCTGACGATGGGCTCGACGGTACCGAGAGACGTGAAAATCCAGGGCCGTCATTTGAAAGGTGTTCACTTTGCAATGGAATTTCTGAGCCAGCAAAACAAAAGAGTAGCCGGTATCAACCCGGAATTCGACCACCGCGGCGCTCCTTATATCAATGGACAGATTATTGCAAAAGATAAAAATGTAGTCGTTATCGGCGGCGGGGATACTGGTTCCGACTGTGTTGGGACGTCTGGTCGCCACGGTGCGAAGTCCGTTACCCAGATCGAATTAATGCCGATTCCGCCGAAGGACCGGGATTCCAGCACGCCGTGGCCAAACTGGCCGATGATGCTGCGTACTTCCACTTCGCATGAGGAAGGCTGTGACAGGCACTGGTCGATCAATACCAAAGAATTCGTCGGCGACGAAAACGGGAATCTGAAAGAATTGAAGATCGTTGATCTCGATTGGCAGAAAGATCCTGAGACGGGACGTATGCAAATGGCGGAAGTGCCTGGCAGCGAGCGGAATATCCCTTGTGAGCTTGCATTTCTGGCGGCCGGGTTTCTTCACCCGCAGCAGGAAGGCTTGCTGACTGACCTGGAACTTGAATTCGACGAAAGAGGAAATATCAAAACCAATGGTTATCAGTCGACTACGAACGAAAAAGTGTTCGCCGCCGGTGACTGCCGCCGCGGACAGTCGCTCGTGGTTTGGGCGATCAGCGAGGGTCGCGAGGCTGCGAGATCGGTGGATGAGTTTTTGATGGGACAGTCGTTTCTGGAAGCAAAAGCGGTGTCTATGTTCAATCCGATATTTGCGCACGCTTAA